The nucleotide sequence aaACTTCAGACACCGTTGTGTGTGAAAAGCCCAAGAAATACGTAAACCACTTCATCTGGCCCCaataattattccacagtcaaagtcacttaaatcacatttcttccccattttggtctgaacaaccacCAAACCtcctcctgaccatgtctacatggttttatgcatcgagttgctaccacatgatgggccgattagatatttaagacattaagatataggagcaggagtaggccattcagcccatggagtctgctctgccaaccATGGACTGaatcaattcttccagtcatccccactcccctgtcttctccccaactctttgatgccctgcctaatgaagaacctatctacctctgccttaaatgacatggcctccacagctgctcacggcgacaaattccacagatttatcaccctcttaatttctctgtatctctgttctaaatagatgttcttcaatcctgaagtcatgcactcttgttctagaatcccctaccatgggaaataactatgTCGcacctaatctgttcaggccttttaacattcggaatgcttCTATGAGAGTCCACAcctccattctcctgaactccagggaatacagccaaaGAGCTGCctgatgttcctcatatggtaaccctttcattcctggaatcatttttgcaaatcttctctgaatcctctccaaagtcagtatatcccttctaaaataaggagcccaaaacttcactcaatactccgtgtggtctcaagagtgccttttagagcctcaacatcacatcctggctcttatattctacacctctagaaatgaatgccaacactgtATTCGCTTTCTTCACAATCAACCTTTACAGTATATtgtacaaggactctcaagtccctttgtaactgcattttgaattctctccccatctaaataatagtctgcccatttatttcttccaccaaagtgtatgactatacactttccaacatcgtatttcatttgccacttctttgcccattcccctaaaccaggggtcagcaacctttaccactgaaagagccacttggacccgtttcccacagaaaagaaaacactgggagccgcaaaacccgtttgacatttaaaatgaaataacactgcatacaacgtttttttttgcctttatgctatgtataaacaaactataatgtgttgcatttatgaaattgatgaactcctgcagagaaaacgaaattacatttctgcatgcaacaaaaacattttgaactccgaaaaaaagacgttgggttgaaagttacttttaagtaaaatattcaatgtctatttgagtccttcttgtatttatgaaaaacgccgaacttaaattttccgccagcagcaaaccaaaaataacgtcagccagctgtcatcctgaaaaatgaaaggactatttcactgaactatgaaaaaatatgaatataagtaaaataataggcaattaaaatatttatcatacttggttaatgggatttctgctcctggacctcagcgcacagcgtctgcacatcagggctgtatgatgtcaccttcatctttacacaggatcgcaagctgtcatctgtgaggttttcaatatcactccatttgtgtttctgagcaagaacggccttctgacgggcaacatcttcaaggtctgctgtcaagcgtctaaacttggacacccatatgtctttgtcggctatgtcggccagttccatctcaagatcaggttgactcacacctgccaatgcagtcgtattcagtagggaaggatcgatgcttaagggagtgaccgggaaggataatgtgtttttttcctctctgaactcacagaagcgtttcccaaacgatgtttgcattgcgatgattgcagaatgtaaatactccgaaattatcatgtcgtgaccttgtttgaactctctcaaattggggaagtgagacaaagtgcctttctgtaaatctctggcaagcactgtcaacttgcgctcgaatgccaaaacatcctccaacatgtgcagggctgtacgtcctttcccctgaagagctgtgttcagcgtgttcaggtgcgctgtcatgtctaccatgaagtgtagcttttccagccactctggctgttccagctcaggaaaggtgagccctttgctgcccaggaaagttttcacttcttccagacacgcgacaaagcgtttcagcaccttccgtctggacagccagcgataaaaacacgttgtagcggtgtcagtaaactgcagtcaaagatagctttattcgaactaaacagccttgcttttaagcctccctcaacccagcccccatggacgcagatgctgcaaaagacgagtactcacaaacccccgtaggctatctcccttagccggaatgccggctaattgtgagccgtttcggatgtggcaggaaatgtacaagatcaccataattacatttcaaaagctaacaaactaacataaaatacattttaattaaatactgaccaattatttcccaaagccacagggagccgcagcacagaggtgaaagagccacaaatggctcgggagccgcaggttgccgacccccgccctaaactatctaagtctctcggcaggctctctgtttcctcaacactacccactcctccacctatctttgtattatcaacaaatttagccacaaatccattaatcctgtagtccaaatcattgacatactgtacatcataaaaagcagcagtcccaacaccaacctctgtggaactccactggtaaccagcagccagccagaataggatccctttattcccactctctgttttctgctgatcaagCCAAAGCTCCactcatgctagtaactcccctgtaattccatgagctctcatcttgctaagcagcctcatgagcaacactttgtcaaaggtcttctaaaACTCCAAatacatagacaatagacaataggtgcaggagtagaccattcggtcctttgagccagcaccgccattcaacgTGATCATgggtgatcatccacaatcagtaccccgttcctgccttctccccatatcccttgactccactatctttaagagctctatctaactctttcttgaaagcatccagagaattggcctccactgccttctgaggcagagcattccatagatccacaactctctgggtgaaaaaatttttccgaaactccgttctaaatggcctaccccttattcttaaactgtggtctctggatctggactcccccaacatcgggaatatGTTTCCTGCCCCTAGTGTgcccaatcctttaataatcttatatgtctcaatcagatcccctctcatccttctaaattaagtgtatacaagcccagtcactccaatctttcaacatatgacagtccagcCATCCCGTAAATCATCCTCAtaaacctatgctgcactctctcaatggcaagaatgtccttcctcaaatttggagaccaaactgaacacaatacgccaggtgt is from Hypanus sabinus isolate sHypSab1 chromosome 5, sHypSab1.hap1, whole genome shotgun sequence and encodes:
- the LOC132393977 gene encoding general transcription factor II-I repeat domain-containing protein 2-like encodes the protein MVDMTAHLNTLNTALQGKGRTALHMLEDVLAFERKLTVLARDLQKGTLSHFPNLREFKQGHDMIISEYLHSAIIAMQTSFGKRFCEFREEKNTLSFPVTPLSIDPSLLNTTALAGVSQPDLEMELADIADKDIWVSKFRRLTADLEDVARQKAVLAQKHKWSDIENLTDDSLRSCVKMKVTSYSPDVQTLCAEVQEQKSH